Proteins encoded together in one Flavobacteriales bacterium window:
- a CDS encoding Ig-like domain-containing protein, with product MSRRTATALLVTLTACAQVRDPTGGPKDEIPPQLVDASPPSGSTGFMGGTIVLRFDERIDLRKVRENLVVSPPLDIPPEVTRTGPREVRIDLPGPLLPNTTYVINLGQAVVDLTEGNAAEELVHVLSTGDAVDSLDLTGLVRHAYTGAPEKAVQVLLYPEGDTAAFTTGRPRYIARSNAEGRFRLRYLAGGRYALRALRDMNGNLRYDLPGEEIAFDPAVVVLPGDSAPHALELYREPGLQAQVMDDRVLPEGALQLVFSKPVDSLRLRTLAVGQEGGPRPDWLLEWGGGRDTVLAWPSDTTLLHGVRVILRPDSAPADTVTYRRPPRLTFNLMLRAGGAGPKGVPLRASRPIDRVDPDRVVATGPGADSIRFVVERDTADRRLLWIRPLSGSRGSILLKPKAIHDLYGGWNDSITVALSAPDPATLGSLKLTFEGDPGVALIALLQDGQGRAVRRQPLQAGVRSVQWASLPPGSYSIRVVRDGNGNGRWDPGRWRTGLLPEPVLTHPEPVNVRAGWDLEVNWSLP from the coding sequence ATGAGCCGGCGCACGGCGACGGCCCTGTTGGTGACGCTGACGGCCTGCGCCCAGGTGCGCGACCCCACTGGCGGTCCCAAGGACGAGATCCCTCCGCAGCTCGTGGACGCCTCGCCGCCGAGCGGCTCCACCGGCTTCATGGGCGGGACCATCGTCCTGCGGTTCGACGAGCGGATCGACCTGCGCAAGGTGCGCGAGAACCTGGTGGTGTCACCACCGCTGGACATCCCGCCGGAGGTGACGCGCACGGGTCCCCGCGAGGTGCGGATCGACCTGCCCGGCCCGCTGCTGCCGAACACCACCTATGTGATCAATCTGGGCCAGGCCGTGGTGGACCTCACCGAGGGCAACGCCGCCGAGGAGCTCGTACACGTGCTGAGCACCGGTGATGCGGTGGACAGCTTGGATCTGACCGGTCTGGTGCGCCACGCCTACACCGGTGCGCCGGAGAAGGCCGTGCAGGTGCTGCTGTATCCCGAAGGCGACACCGCCGCCTTCACCACCGGCCGCCCACGCTACATCGCCCGCAGCAATGCGGAGGGCCGTTTCCGGCTGCGCTACCTGGCCGGCGGCCGGTACGCGCTGCGCGCCCTGCGCGACATGAACGGCAACCTGCGCTACGACCTGCCCGGGGAGGAGATCGCCTTCGACCCTGCGGTGGTGGTGCTGCCGGGCGACAGCGCCCCGCACGCGCTGGAGCTGTATCGCGAGCCCGGTCTCCAGGCCCAGGTGATGGACGACCGGGTGCTGCCGGAAGGCGCGCTGCAGCTGGTCTTCAGCAAGCCCGTGGACAGCCTGCGCCTCCGCACCCTCGCGGTCGGACAGGAAGGCGGTCCGCGACCCGATTGGCTGCTGGAATGGGGCGGTGGGCGGGATACGGTGCTCGCCTGGCCCTCGGACACCACCCTGCTGCACGGGGTGCGGGTGATCCTGCGGCCGGACAGCGCCCCGGCGGACACGGTGACCTACCGCCGGCCGCCGCGCCTCACGTTCAACCTGATGCTGCGGGCCGGCGGGGCAGGGCCGAAGGGGGTGCCCCTGCGGGCCTCCCGGCCCATCGATCGGGTGGATCCCGACCGCGTGGTGGCCACCGGGCCGGGTGCCGACAGCATCCGGTTCGTGGTGGAACGCGATACGGCCGACCGGCGGTTGTTGTGGATCCGGCCGTTGTCCGGATCTCGGGGCTCCATCCTGCTGAAGCCCAAGGCGATACACGACCTTTACGGCGGGTGGAACGACAGCATCACGGTGGCCCTGTCGGCCCCCGACCCGGCCACGCTGGGGAGCTTGAAGCTCACCTTCGAGGGGGACCCAGGGGTGGCCCTGATCGCCCTGCTGCAGGATGGCCAAGGGCGGGCCGTGCGCCGGCAGCCGCTGCAAGCGGGCGTCCGCAGCGTGCAGTGGGCCAGCCTTCCGCCCGGGAGCTACAGCATCCGGGTGGTGCGGGACGGCAACGGCAACGGCCGCTGGGACCCTGGGCGGTGGCGCACCGGCCTGCTTCCTGAGCCGGTGCTGACGCATCCGGAGCCGGTGAACGTGCGTGCCGGCTGGGACCTGGAGGTGAACTGGAGCCTGCCCTAA
- a CDS encoding ComF family protein: MEEAAAALLQFNRLGRTQRMLHRLKYQGDRAVGLELGRWMAEALRASPRFATVDHVLAVPLHPHRLRERGYNQSQVLVDGFRELWPLRMPDQGLMRVMRTTTQTRKGRWERWTNVKEAFELGETRSLAGAHVLMVDDVITTGATLEGCIRALLRVPDLRVSVCTAATA; this comes from the coding sequence GTGGAGGAGGCCGCCGCGGCCCTGCTGCAGTTCAACCGTCTAGGCCGCACCCAGCGCATGCTGCACCGCTTGAAGTACCAGGGCGACCGAGCCGTGGGGCTGGAACTGGGCCGGTGGATGGCCGAAGCCCTGCGCGCCAGCCCCCGCTTCGCCACGGTGGACCACGTGCTGGCCGTGCCGCTGCACCCCCACCGGCTCCGCGAGCGCGGCTACAACCAGAGCCAGGTGCTGGTCGACGGCTTCCGCGAGCTGTGGCCCCTGCGCATGCCCGACCAGGGATTGATGCGCGTGATGCGCACCACCACCCAGACCCGCAAAGGCCGCTGGGAGCGCTGGACCAACGTGAAGGAGGCCTTCGAGCTGGGTGAAACGCGTTCGCTGGCCGGTGCCCATGTGCTGATGGTGGACGATGTGATCACCACCGGCGCCACCCTCGAGGGCTGCATCCGCGCCCTGTTGCGGGTGCCCGACCTGCGGGTGAGCGTGTGCACGGCGGCGACGGCGTGA
- a CDS encoding gliding motility-associated C-terminal domain-containing protein: MMRSFLRALPVMAVLSLGQAHGQGVVPTMGKEFWLGFMQNYQGNPTQSLDIFISSPVATVGVVTMPLVGWSQAFNVVPNVTTTVTIPIPTAMHYQSDIIDNKSVLVQTQDTVAVFAINFEQYTADGTTVYPVQSLGTEYRIHAYGGLSGVAGLASEFLIVSTQDDTEVEITTTVNTEGGHVAGVPWTVQLDSGQTYQVKAAGTNFTDDFTGSTIIGTAQSGSCRPFSVFSGSVCTNIPQGCYACDHVCEQNLPRNVWGRKYFSVPYSTTTGYTYRILADQNGTAVTVNGGPPINLNAGQFTEVNAFGQAACFEGNVPFSVAQLMEGITCSNNGDPALLILNAEEQQIDNITFSTVSSTVITNHYLNIITETANINQVSLDGVLVPAASFTAYPACPTSAYASVPLSQGSHTLTCPGGLSAYVYGMGSAESYAYSVGSFTPLPPINIDSVFCGVDSTGTLTLAPPNPLFNPFWTVISDPTDTLHYGFSYTFTPPGSDVYVVTGYENLSQCEEQYFFSVEVDTPPLLTPSANGVPSPASITICEYETVQLNVDVDPPGTYLYNWWPDPQLNDGSLQNPIATPTQSGWFYVSVSTLNGCAVSLDSVYIDVIQGDILLYEASTAVDALCQGDSSQLDLQVHQIIAEDPFDMVFTAMWSSIQGGTISNACGSVFGDALYFDGVNPRQATTSAMNVINGGSVSFAIKIGAAAPPCDDADPGEDVVLEYSTNGGGAWTVMTTLWEYLYPNFTTVSAPIPPAAQTGATLFRWRQLNSSGPGNDNWSLDNVAIGAQSTTGLTINWSPAATLSAANITNPMSYPTTTGWYYVQSTLTGTQCSYQDSVYIEVGAPFSIAMTPDTAICDLGGIQLDAAPSSGTNHTWTWTPNNGTLSATFVQSPIATPASTTEYFVTVTTGQGCVATDSVTITVNQLLGLTITTPDDDLCQGESTLLDATIAGNTTNLVYSWTPAGSLNDAAIQDPTATPLTTTTYVLAVTDTISGCVLTEDIDITVSTAYVVTATADTSLCDPVGFILDVQHNVPGGTISWTPTNQLVGANTANPVITFDSTAQYIVVVQDALGCSARDTVNINVPFDDLTFISDSSLCAGQSMVIDAGYPGSTYAWSTNATTQTITVSTAGAYTVVITDTLGCQATFTTNVTVDPLPVIVLGPDTSLCIGQNWTLDAGNPGSQFLWNTTAITQAITVTTDDQYWVEVTDGNDCVNRDSINVVFDPLPVIDLRDTTVCISETITLDAGNPGSSYLWSTNETTQSIQVDSVSATYSVVVTTPTWCVDSADAVIDIVAFPIVDLGPDTALCDTDTMELNAGNPGQAFIWSNGATTQTTFVTTTQDVWVDVFNGYCTTRDTVEVVFNPLPNIITEEEQIICLDYWPKKTLLDAGNPGCTYLWSTDEETQTIEVNTYGWYIVDITTPLNCTITDSIEVVEYCPPQCFVPNSFTPDGDGVNDLFMPSGYNIATMEMKIFDRWGEEVFAGKDAEVGWDGKRNGTEVQDGVYVWKLKYRFIEDVNGMIGAEKESVGHVTLIR; this comes from the coding sequence ATGATGCGATCCTTTCTGCGCGCGCTGCCCGTGATGGCGGTGCTCAGCCTGGGCCAGGCCCACGGCCAGGGTGTGGTGCCCACGATGGGCAAGGAGTTCTGGCTCGGCTTCATGCAGAACTACCAGGGCAACCCCACGCAGAGCCTGGACATCTTCATCAGCTCGCCTGTGGCCACGGTCGGCGTGGTGACCATGCCGCTCGTGGGGTGGTCGCAGGCCTTCAACGTCGTGCCAAACGTCACCACCACGGTGACCATCCCGATCCCCACGGCGATGCACTACCAGTCGGACATCATCGACAACAAGTCGGTGCTGGTGCAGACGCAGGACACCGTGGCGGTCTTCGCCATCAACTTCGAGCAGTACACGGCGGACGGCACCACGGTGTACCCCGTGCAATCCCTGGGCACGGAGTACCGCATCCACGCCTACGGCGGGCTGTCGGGGGTGGCCGGGCTGGCCTCCGAGTTCCTGATCGTGTCCACCCAGGATGATACCGAGGTGGAGATCACGACCACAGTGAACACCGAGGGCGGGCACGTGGCCGGGGTGCCTTGGACAGTGCAGCTGGATTCAGGGCAGACCTACCAGGTGAAGGCCGCCGGCACGAATTTCACGGACGATTTCACGGGCTCGACGATCATCGGCACAGCGCAGAGCGGAAGTTGCAGGCCCTTCTCGGTCTTCAGCGGGTCGGTGTGCACCAACATCCCCCAGGGCTGTTATGCCTGCGACCACGTATGCGAGCAGAACCTGCCGCGGAACGTGTGGGGCCGCAAGTACTTCTCGGTCCCCTATTCCACCACCACGGGGTACACGTACCGGATCCTGGCCGACCAGAACGGGACGGCGGTGACCGTGAACGGCGGCCCGCCCATCAACCTGAACGCCGGACAGTTCACGGAGGTGAACGCCTTCGGGCAGGCGGCCTGCTTCGAGGGCAACGTGCCCTTCAGCGTGGCGCAGCTCATGGAGGGCATCACGTGCAGCAACAATGGCGACCCCGCGCTGCTGATCCTCAACGCCGAGGAGCAGCAGATCGACAACATCACCTTCAGCACGGTGTCGTCCACGGTGATCACGAACCACTACCTGAACATCATCACCGAGACGGCGAACATCAACCAGGTGTCGCTGGACGGTGTGTTGGTGCCGGCGGCCAGCTTCACGGCGTATCCCGCCTGCCCCACTTCGGCCTACGCGAGCGTGCCCCTCTCACAGGGCAGCCATACCCTCACCTGCCCCGGCGGTCTATCGGCGTATGTGTACGGCATGGGCAGCGCGGAGAGCTATGCGTACTCGGTGGGTTCCTTCACCCCCTTGCCGCCGATCAACATCGACTCGGTGTTCTGCGGGGTGGACAGCACGGGCACGCTCACCCTGGCCCCGCCCAACCCGCTCTTCAACCCGTTCTGGACGGTGATCTCGGACCCCACGGACACCCTGCACTACGGCTTCTCCTACACCTTCACCCCACCCGGCAGCGACGTGTACGTGGTCACCGGTTATGAGAACCTGAGCCAGTGCGAGGAGCAGTACTTCTTCAGCGTGGAGGTGGACACACCACCGCTGCTGACCCCTTCGGCGAATGGCGTGCCTTCTCCCGCCTCCATCACCATCTGCGAGTATGAAACGGTGCAGTTGAACGTGGATGTGGACCCGCCGGGCACCTACCTCTACAACTGGTGGCCCGATCCGCAGTTGAACGATGGCTCCCTGCAGAACCCGATCGCCACCCCCACGCAGAGCGGCTGGTTCTACGTGAGCGTAAGCACCCTGAACGGATGTGCGGTGAGCCTGGACAGCGTGTACATCGACGTCATCCAGGGAGACATCCTCCTGTACGAGGCCAGCACGGCCGTGGACGCCCTGTGCCAGGGCGATTCGTCGCAGCTCGATCTGCAGGTGCATCAGATCATCGCCGAGGACCCCTTCGACATGGTCTTCACCGCGATGTGGAGCTCGATCCAGGGCGGCACCATCAGCAATGCGTGCGGCTCGGTGTTCGGCGATGCGCTTTACTTCGACGGGGTGAACCCCCGCCAGGCCACCACGAGCGCCATGAACGTGATCAACGGCGGCAGCGTGAGCTTCGCCATCAAGATCGGTGCGGCCGCCCCGCCCTGCGATGACGCGGACCCCGGGGAGGACGTGGTTCTGGAGTACTCGACGAACGGCGGGGGTGCATGGACGGTGATGACCACCCTGTGGGAATACCTGTACCCGAACTTCACCACGGTGAGCGCGCCGATACCCCCGGCCGCGCAAACGGGCGCCACCCTGTTCCGCTGGCGGCAGTTGAACAGCAGTGGACCGGGTAACGACAACTGGAGCCTGGACAATGTGGCCATCGGCGCCCAGAGCACCACCGGCCTCACCATCAACTGGTCGCCCGCGGCCACGCTCAGCGCAGCGAACATCACCAACCCCATGTCGTACCCCACGACCACGGGCTGGTACTATGTGCAAAGCACCCTTACCGGTACCCAGTGCAGCTACCAGGATTCGGTGTACATCGAGGTGGGCGCGCCGTTCAGCATCGCCATGACACCGGACACCGCGATCTGCGACCTGGGCGGCATCCAGCTGGACGCCGCACCCAGCTCGGGCACGAACCACACCTGGACGTGGACGCCGAACAACGGCACGCTGTCGGCCACGTTCGTGCAGTCGCCGATCGCCACGCCGGCCAGCACCACGGAGTACTTCGTGACGGTGACCACGGGCCAGGGCTGTGTGGCCACGGACAGTGTGACCATCACGGTGAACCAGCTCCTGGGCCTCACCATCACCACACCGGACGACGACCTCTGCCAGGGGGAGAGCACCCTGCTGGACGCCACGATCGCGGGCAACACCACGAACCTGGTGTACAGCTGGACTCCGGCGGGATCGCTGAACGACGCCGCGATCCAGGACCCGACGGCCACGCCGCTGACCACCACGACGTATGTGCTGGCCGTCACCGACACCATCAGCGGCTGCGTGCTCACGGAGGACATCGACATCACGGTGAGCACGGCCTACGTGGTGACCGCCACCGCGGACACCTCGTTGTGCGACCCGGTCGGCTTCATCCTGGACGTGCAGCACAACGTACCGGGCGGAACCATCAGCTGGACGCCAACGAACCAGTTGGTGGGCGCCAATACGGCCAACCCGGTGATCACCTTCGATTCCACGGCGCAGTACATCGTGGTGGTTCAGGACGCCCTGGGCTGTTCTGCGCGCGACACGGTGAACATCAACGTGCCCTTCGACGACCTCACCTTCATCTCAGACTCGTCCTTGTGCGCCGGACAGAGCATGGTGATCGACGCGGGCTATCCGGGAAGCACGTATGCCTGGAGCACCAACGCCACCACACAGACCATCACGGTGTCCACGGCCGGAGCGTACACCGTGGTGATCACCGATACGCTGGGCTGTCAGGCCACCTTCACCACGAACGTGACGGTGGACCCCCTGCCGGTGATCGTGCTGGGACCGGACACCTCGCTCTGCATCGGCCAGAACTGGACGCTGGACGCCGGCAACCCCGGCAGCCAATTCCTCTGGAACACCACGGCCATCACCCAGGCCATCACGGTGACCACGGATGACCAGTATTGGGTGGAAGTGACGGATGGGAACGATTGCGTGAACAGGGACAGCATCAACGTGGTGTTCGACCCGCTGCCGGTGATCGACCTGCGCGACACCACCGTGTGCATCAGCGAAACGATCACCCTGGACGCCGGGAACCCGGGCAGCAGCTACCTCTGGAGCACGAACGAGACCACCCAGAGCATCCAGGTGGACAGTGTGAGCGCGACCTACTCGGTGGTGGTGACCACTCCGACGTGGTGCGTCGATTCCGCTGATGCGGTGATCGACATCGTCGCCTTCCCCATCGTGGACCTCGGCCCGGATACGGCGCTGTGCGACACCGACACCATGGAACTGAACGCGGGCAACCCGGGTCAGGCCTTCATCTGGAGCAACGGGGCCACCACGCAGACCACCTTCGTCACCACCACGCAGGACGTGTGGGTGGACGTCTTCAATGGGTACTGCACCACCCGCGACACCGTGGAGGTGGTCTTCAACCCGCTGCCGAACATCATCACGGAGGAGGAGCAGATCATCTGCCTGGACTACTGGCCGAAGAAGACCCTGTTGGACGCCGGGAACCCCGGTTGCACCTATCTGTGGAGCACCGATGAGGAGACCCAGACCATCGAAGTGAACACGTACGGCTGGTACATCGTGGACATCACGACCCCACTGAACTGCACCATCACCGACTCGATCGAGGTGGTGGAATACTGTCCGCCACAGTGTTTCGTACCGAACAGCTTCACACCGGACGGCGACGGGGTGAACGACCTCTTCATGCCGAGCGGGTACAACATCGCCACCATGGAGATGAAGATCTTCGACCGCTGGGGCGAGGAGGTCTTCGCGGGCAAGGATGCGGAGGTGGGTTGGGACGGCAAGCGTAATGGCACCGAGGTCCAGGACGGGGTGTACGTGTGGAAGCTGAAGTACCGCTTCATCGAGGATGTGAACGGCATGATCGGAGCGGAAAAAGAGAGCGTGGGCCATGTGACGCTGATCCGCTGA
- a CDS encoding GAF domain-containing protein yields the protein METTLSLPATTDRVALYAALMPQLRALLAEERDPIAAMANVSAALHQAFGWHWVGFYRVMGAELVLGPFQGPVACMRIGFGKGVCGAAWEQERTLVVPDVELFPGHIACSPLSRSEIVVPLRDRHGHMAAVLDIDSNALNDFSAVDAHALAQVGALLEPLFE from the coding sequence ATGGAGACCACGCTTTCGCTGCCGGCCACCACCGACCGTGTGGCGTTATATGCCGCGCTGATGCCCCAATTGCGCGCGCTGCTGGCCGAGGAGCGCGACCCCATCGCGGCCATGGCCAACGTGAGCGCCGCCCTGCACCAGGCTTTCGGCTGGCATTGGGTGGGCTTTTACCGCGTGATGGGGGCCGAGCTCGTGCTGGGCCCGTTCCAGGGGCCTGTGGCCTGCATGCGGATCGGCTTCGGCAAGGGCGTGTGCGGCGCGGCATGGGAGCAGGAGCGCACCCTGGTGGTGCCCGACGTGGAGCTTTTCCCCGGGCACATCGCCTGCAGTCCCCTAAGCCGGTCGGAGATCGTGGTGCCCCTGCGCGACCGCCACGGGCACATGGCCGCCGTGCTCGACATCGACAGCAACGCCCTCAACGACTTCAGCGCGGTGGACGCCCACGCGCTGGCGCAGGTGGGCGCCCTGCTGGAACCCCTGTTCGAATGA